The genomic stretch AGCGTATTTATGATCGCCGTTTCGCCGATCATATTGTCAAGCAGGATAAAGCTAAGGTTATAGGCCTTGTCTTCGTCCTGCGCAAGCAGAGCCGCTAAATTTGCATTGTAAATTTTAATATCCACGTCGCTTTCGTTAAACTGCGCGTAGATCATCGACTCCTCGGCGTTTACGCTCGTGTCATACATCTCGATCCCGCCGATACCTCGCGGAGCACGCGGCTTTCCGAGCGTGCAGCGCATCTTGGATTCGAGCTGCCTAGGCATAGCGTTTTTGATGAAGCTTAGCCAAAATAATCGGTGCCTCATACCCTCGGGAGTTAGCACCAGGTCGAGCTTATCGCCCGCAAGCCCCGTCATAAAATAGGGCTCGGCAAGGCAGATGCGAAGCTTCTCGTCGGTCTTTTGCATCGCCTTTTCAAACTCCTTTGCCGCCAGATCGGCCTTGATCTCATCTACCATGCCGCTAAATTCCACCCAAAATTTATCCACTCTGCCGGCAAAAGTGCTTGGAATTTGCGACTTTTTACTAAAATCAAACAGGCTCATATTTTCTCCTTAAACGAGGCGCTGAAGGCAGCCGCCAAAACCTCGCATTTCTTGCAAATTTGCGCGCATATGCCCCCGCCCCTCAAATTTAGCCTACTAAATTTACTCCACCGTCACGCTTTTAGCGAGATTTCTCGGCATATCTACGTCGTTGCCAAGGCGTACGGCGATTTCCAGCGCAAAAAGCTGCAAGATAATCATCATCTCGAAAAACTCGCTCATCGGGTGAGCTTGTTTGCTCGTTTTGATAAAATCGTCGCTAAGCTCGAACTCCTCGGGGCTGATAGCAAGTATGTAGGCGTCGCGGGCGGCGAGCTCCTCGACGTTGCTTTTGGTTTTTTCGTAGAGGACGGTTTGCGGCATCAGCGCGATCGTAAAGAGCCTCTCGTCGGCAAGTGCGATAGGACCGTGCTTCATCTCGCCCGCAGGGTAGCCCTCGGCGTGCAGATAGGAGATTTCTTTGAGCTTTAGCGCGCCCTCGAGCGCAAGCGGATAAAATATATCGCGCCCGATAAAAAAGAAGCCGTGGCCGTGCAAATAGTGTTTAGCTAGACGGCGGATACGCTCTTGCGGCTCTTTGCTGATATTTAAAATTTGCGGAACGTGCAGGAGTGCCGCGATCTCGCTTTTTAGCTCTTCTTTGCTTATGGAGGCTTTAGCTTGCGCGATTTGAAGCGCTAGCATCCACAGCGTTACTACCTGCGTGGCGAATGCTTTGGTACTGGCTACGCCCTTTTCGATACCCGCGCGAGTTAGCAGCGTGTCGTCCGCTAGGCGCACGATCGAGGAGTTATCGACGTTGCAGATGGCTAGCGTTTTTAGCCCCGCTTGCTTGGCGATTTTTAGCGCTTCTAGGGTATCGGCCGTCTCGCCGCTTTGCGAGATGACGATAAAAAGGGCGTTTTTGTTTAGCTTTGGGCACCTATAGCGAAATTCGCTCGCGATCTCGACCTTGGCCCTAGTGTCCGCTAGTCGCTCGAAAAGGTAGCTAGACGTAAGGGCTGCGTGATAGCTAGTACCGCACGCGCAGATCACGATATCATCGATATTTCGCAGGTACTCGTCGGTTAAATTTTCAAGACCTACGGCATCCTCTTTGACGCGTCCCATTAGCGTTTCTGAGACAACCGCGCTTTGTTCGTAAATTTCTTTTTCCATGAAAAAGCGGTAACCCTCTTTTTGCGCGTAGCTTTTATCCGCAGGCAGCGCGGCAAAGCTTGGGCTTAGTTTTTTTGCGTCTTTAAAAACAGCGATCTCATCAGTGCTTACAAATCCGTAGCTTTTGTCGTCTAGGTAGCATACCTCTTTGGCTAAGCCGATCAGCGGAGCGTCCGAGGAGGCGAAAAATACCTCTTTTTCCTCGCTTTTGCCGATAGCTAGCGGCGCAGCGTCCTTGGCGAAGAAAATTTTGCCCGGAGCCGTTTTGGTGATAAGCAACGTCGCGTATGCGCCGTGTAGGCGCGCTACCGTGGCTTCGTACGCTTTAAACGGCTCGCCGATAGTTTTTAAATTTTCCTCAAAAAGATGCACGATAACCTCGGTGTCGGTTTGGCTAAGGAAGTTAACGCCCTTTGCCTCAAGCTCCTCTTTTAGCTCTTTGTAGTTTTCGATGATGCCGTTATGAACGACGAAAGAGTGCTCGCCAAGGTGCGGGTGAG from uncultured Campylobacter sp. encodes the following:
- the glmS gene encoding glutamine--fructose-6-phosphate transaminase (isomerizing), with the protein product MCGIVGYVGNREKREFILNGLKELEYRGYDSAGMAVMSLEGGCDKCAQEIAFFKAIGKLENLAKKSEGFSSSGEGVAIGHTRWATHGKPTEINAHPHLGEHSFVVHNGIIENYKELKEELEAKGVNFLSQTDTEVIVHLFEENLKTIGEPFKAYEATVARLHGAYATLLITKTAPGKIFFAKDAAPLAIGKSEEKEVFFASSDAPLIGLAKEVCYLDDKSYGFVSTDEIAVFKDAKKLSPSFAALPADKSYAQKEGYRFFMEKEIYEQSAVVSETLMGRVKEDAVGLENLTDEYLRNIDDIVICACGTSYHAALTSSYLFERLADTRAKVEIASEFRYRCPKLNKNALFIVISQSGETADTLEALKIAKQAGLKTLAICNVDNSSIVRLADDTLLTRAGIEKGVASTKAFATQVVTLWMLALQIAQAKASISKEELKSEIAALLHVPQILNISKEPQERIRRLAKHYLHGHGFFFIGRDIFYPLALEGALKLKEISYLHAEGYPAGEMKHGPIALADERLFTIALMPQTVLYEKTKSNVEELAARDAYILAISPEEFELSDDFIKTSKQAHPMSEFFEMMIILQLFALEIAVRLGNDVDMPRNLAKSVTVE